A part of Micromonospora chersina genomic DNA contains:
- a CDS encoding Fur family transcriptional regulator: MSEPSLAELLRSRGLRLTAQRQLVLQAVLDLGHATPEQVHTAVREVAAGVNITTIYRTLELLERLGLVTHTHLSHGSPTYHAAGEHQHVHLVCRECGAIDEIDPELLRPLAEQLAAQRGFQVDIGHVALFGVCGQCEDGERQ; encoded by the coding sequence GTGTCCGAACCCTCCCTGGCGGAACTGCTCCGCTCCCGTGGGCTGCGGCTGACGGCGCAGCGGCAGCTGGTGCTCCAGGCTGTCCTGGACCTCGGGCACGCCACGCCGGAGCAGGTGCACACGGCGGTCCGCGAGGTGGCCGCCGGGGTCAACATCACCACCATCTACCGCACCCTGGAGCTGCTGGAACGGCTGGGGCTGGTGACCCACACGCACCTGTCGCACGGCTCGCCGACCTACCACGCGGCGGGTGAGCACCAGCACGTACACCTGGTCTGCCGGGAGTGCGGCGCGATCGACGAGATCGACCCCGAGCTGCTGCGGCCGCTCGCCGAGCAGCTTGCCGCGCAGCGGGGATTCCAGGTCGACATCGGGCACGTGGCGCTCTTCGGCGTCTGCGGCCAGTGCGAGGACGGGGAACGCCAATGA
- a CDS encoding 3-keto-5-aminohexanoate cleavage protein produces the protein MTTGTLITVAPTGAESAKAEVPALPVTLDELLLTAKECEALGAAVIHVHIRDDEAKPTLDQGRLRETVAALRQSTDLIVQLSSGGAVTDPESARLAVLDAGPDMASCTMGTVNFGDDVFLNRWEFIVDLHTRMQERGVVPEYEIFDLGHLAALQRLLGKYGLPHGGHVHVDFVMGVPGGMPGTTATLVAAQQMLRDLPEGTTFSATGIGRSTIPVMLASLSTGGHLRVGMEDTVTYAKGRPVESNMQLVARAVGFAQLAQRPPLTTTEARALLGL, from the coding sequence ATGACCACAGGGACGTTGATCACGGTTGCCCCGACCGGCGCGGAGTCGGCCAAGGCGGAGGTGCCGGCGCTGCCGGTGACCCTGGACGAGCTGCTGCTGACCGCCAAGGAGTGCGAGGCGCTCGGCGCCGCCGTGATCCACGTCCACATCCGCGACGACGAGGCGAAGCCCACCCTCGACCAGGGCCGGCTGCGGGAGACCGTGGCGGCGCTGCGCCAGAGCACCGACCTGATCGTGCAGCTCTCCTCCGGCGGCGCGGTGACCGACCCGGAGTCCGCCCGGCTGGCCGTGCTCGACGCCGGCCCGGACATGGCCTCCTGCACCATGGGCACTGTCAACTTCGGCGACGACGTGTTCCTCAACCGCTGGGAGTTCATCGTCGACCTGCACACCCGGATGCAGGAGCGGGGCGTCGTCCCCGAGTACGAGATCTTCGACCTCGGCCACCTCGCCGCGCTCCAGCGCCTGCTCGGCAAGTACGGCCTGCCGCACGGCGGGCACGTGCACGTCGACTTCGTGATGGGCGTGCCGGGCGGCATGCCGGGCACCACGGCCACCCTTGTCGCGGCCCAGCAGATGCTGCGCGACCTGCCCGAGGGCACCACCTTCTCGGCCACCGGCATCGGCCGCAGCACCATCCCGGTGATGCTGGCCTCGCTCTCGACCGGCGGTCACCTCCGGGTCGGCATGGAGGACACCGTCACGTACGCCAAGGGCCGCCCGGTCGAGTCGAACATGCAACTTGTCGCCCGCGCGGTCGGCTTCGCCCAGCTCGCCCAGCGTCCGCCGCTCACCACCACCGAGGCCCGGGCGCTGCTCGGCCTGTAA
- a CDS encoding FABP family protein — protein sequence MVSENPLQPPWLNAPPVDPYPYEESHDLRVGPKLHRSLDGLLPYIGVWRGRGRGGFPTIEDFDFAQEIRISHDGRPFLFYESRAWILDEQSRPVRPAGREVGWWRPVMDGDRVTDELEALMTTPTGVMELHIGKRKGTQIEFATDAVVRTATAKEVTAGARLFGIVEGALLYAQEMAAVGHPLSPHLSARLTRVAG from the coding sequence ATGGTGAGCGAGAACCCGCTCCAGCCGCCGTGGCTGAACGCGCCGCCGGTCGACCCGTACCCGTACGAGGAGAGCCACGACCTGCGCGTCGGCCCGAAGCTGCACCGGAGTCTGGACGGCCTGCTCCCGTACATCGGGGTGTGGCGCGGGCGGGGTCGCGGCGGGTTCCCCACCATCGAGGACTTCGACTTCGCGCAGGAGATCCGGATCAGCCACGACGGCCGGCCGTTCCTGTTCTACGAGTCCCGCGCCTGGATCCTGGACGAGCAGAGCCGCCCGGTCCGCCCGGCCGGGCGTGAGGTGGGCTGGTGGCGTCCGGTCATGGACGGCGACCGGGTCACCGACGAGCTGGAAGCGCTGATGACCACGCCCACCGGTGTGATGGAGCTGCACATCGGCAAGCGCAAGGGCACCCAGATCGAGTTCGCCACCGACGCGGTGGTCCGCACGGCCACGGCCAAGGAGGTCACGGCGGGCGCCCGCCTCTTCGGCATCGTCGAGGGCGCCCTGCTGTACGCCCAGGAAATGGCCGCTGTGGGCCACCCCCTGAGCCCCCACCTGTCAGCCCGCCTGACCCGAGTGGCCGGCTGA
- the mtfM gene encoding small membrane protein MtfM: MVTEIGFVSLLVAGLGALAGGLVYLAVRISRGKW, encoded by the coding sequence ATGGTTACCGAGATCGGGTTCGTCAGCCTGCTGGTCGCCGGCCTGGGCGCGCTCGCCGGTGGCCTCGTCTACCTCGCTGTTCGCATCTCGAGAGGAAAATGGTGA
- a CDS encoding DsrE family protein: MLGLMARTLVVKATAGADAPERCAQAFTVAATAAAAGVDVSLWLTGESTWFALPGRAQDFELPHSAPLAELLHVILTTGKVTACTQCAARRDIGQGDVIPGVRIAGAAVFVEEAMTEGAQALIY, encoded by the coding sequence ATGCTGGGCCTCATGGCCCGCACTCTCGTCGTCAAGGCCACCGCCGGCGCGGACGCCCCCGAGCGCTGCGCACAGGCCTTCACCGTCGCCGCCACCGCGGCCGCCGCCGGGGTCGACGTGTCGCTCTGGCTCACCGGCGAATCGACCTGGTTCGCCCTGCCCGGGCGGGCGCAGGACTTCGAGCTCCCGCACTCCGCGCCGCTGGCCGAGCTGCTGCACGTCATCCTGACCACCGGCAAGGTGACCGCCTGCACCCAGTGCGCGGCCCGCCGGGACATCGGCCAGGGCGACGTCATCCCCGGCGTACGGATCGCCGGGGCGGCGGTGTTCGTCGAGGAGGCGATGACCGAGGGCGCCCAGGCCCTGATCTACTGA
- a CDS encoding alpha/beta fold hydrolase, with the protein MVKIEVNGTQLAYDEAGSGTPVVLLHAGIADRRMWRHQVPALAARHRVVAVDLRGYGDSELPPTPFAHHDDVIGLLDALGLPQAALVGCSFGGKVAVDTALAYPDRVAALAVFGAPVSGNEWSEETDRLWDELVGEVDPEDFAATAAGEVRFWVVGPTRQPADVDPELIRFAEEMDRRALAAEQALSAVEAGELDPPAIERLAELRMPVLAGAGADDLADIRRLADRIAAEAPHGKRLPDVPDAGHLLPLERPEPVNAALLDFLP; encoded by the coding sequence GTGGTCAAGATCGAGGTCAACGGCACCCAGCTCGCGTACGACGAGGCCGGTAGCGGCACCCCGGTGGTGTTGCTGCACGCCGGCATCGCCGACCGGCGGATGTGGCGGCACCAGGTGCCCGCGCTCGCCGCCCGGCACCGGGTCGTCGCCGTCGACCTGCGCGGCTACGGCGACTCCGAGCTGCCACCCACCCCGTTCGCACACCACGACGACGTGATCGGGCTGCTCGACGCGCTGGGCCTGCCGCAGGCCGCCCTCGTGGGCTGCTCGTTCGGCGGCAAGGTGGCGGTGGACACCGCGCTGGCGTACCCGGACCGGGTGGCCGCGCTGGCAGTCTTCGGCGCCCCGGTCTCCGGAAACGAGTGGTCCGAGGAGACCGACCGGCTCTGGGACGAGTTGGTCGGCGAGGTGGACCCGGAGGACTTCGCCGCGACCGCGGCCGGCGAGGTGCGGTTCTGGGTGGTCGGCCCGACCCGCCAGCCGGCCGACGTCGACCCGGAGCTGATCCGGTTCGCCGAGGAGATGGACCGCCGGGCGCTCGCCGCCGAGCAGGCGCTCAGCGCGGTCGAGGCCGGCGAACTCGACCCGCCGGCGATCGAGCGGCTGGCCGAGCTGCGGATGCCGGTGCTGGCGGGCGCGGGCGCGGACGACCTGGCCGACATCCGCCGCCTGGCGGACCGCATCGCCGCCGAAGCCCCGCACGGCAAGCGCCTCCCCGACGTCCCCGACGCGGGCCACCTGCTCCCCCTGGAGCGCCCCGAGCCGGTGAACGCCGCACTGCTCGACTTCCTCCCCTGA
- a CDS encoding asparaginase, translated as MGKTYEGGVPLAEVVRSGFVEGVHRGSVVVLDAAGAPVSGAGDVASPIFPRSSNKPMQAIGMLRAGLPLTDPADVALASASHAGEEFHVERVTALLRGAGLTEEALHCPPDLPVGEAAREAVLRAGGGPTRTLMNCSGKHTAMLLTCLAAGWPLDGYWRPEHPLQQRLTAAIEEFTGEKAAAVGVDGCGAPVLAVSLTGLARAFLRLVSAEPGTVERTVADAMRAYPELVGGTQADDTRLMRGVPGLLAKVGAEGVIAAAVPGVGAVALKIDDGAGRPRMPVLVSALRRLGVEAPVLTEYAEIPLLGGGLPVGAVRPVW; from the coding sequence GTGGGAAAGACGTACGAGGGCGGCGTGCCGCTCGCCGAGGTGGTCCGGTCCGGGTTCGTGGAGGGCGTCCACCGTGGTTCCGTGGTGGTGCTCGACGCCGCCGGCGCGCCGGTGTCCGGGGCGGGTGACGTCGCCTCGCCGATCTTCCCCCGGTCGTCCAACAAGCCGATGCAGGCGATCGGGATGCTCCGGGCCGGCCTGCCGCTGACCGACCCGGCCGACGTGGCGCTGGCCTCGGCGAGCCACGCCGGCGAGGAGTTCCACGTCGAGCGGGTCACCGCCCTGCTGCGCGGCGCCGGCCTGACCGAGGAGGCGCTGCACTGCCCGCCGGACCTGCCGGTCGGCGAGGCGGCCCGGGAGGCGGTGCTGCGCGCCGGGGGCGGGCCGACGCGGACCCTCATGAACTGCTCGGGCAAGCACACCGCGATGCTGCTCACCTGCCTGGCCGCCGGCTGGCCGCTGGACGGCTACTGGCGCCCCGAGCACCCGCTCCAGCAGCGCCTCACCGCCGCGATCGAGGAGTTCACCGGGGAGAAGGCGGCGGCCGTCGGGGTGGACGGCTGCGGCGCGCCGGTGCTCGCCGTCTCGCTGACCGGGCTGGCGCGGGCCTTCCTTCGGCTGGTCTCCGCCGAGCCGGGCACCGTCGAGCGGACCGTGGCCGACGCGATGCGGGCGTACCCGGAACTGGTCGGCGGCACCCAGGCCGACGACACCCGGCTGATGCGGGGCGTACCGGGGCTGCTGGCCAAGGTCGGCGCGGAGGGCGTGATCGCCGCGGCGGTGCCGGGGGTGGGCGCCGTCGCCCTCAAGATCGACGACGGCGCCGGCCGCCCCCGGATGCCGGTGCTGGTCTCAGCGCTGCGCCGCCTGGGCGTAGAGGCGCCAGTACTGACCGAGTACGCCGAGATCCCGCTGCTCGGCGGCGGCCTCCCGGTAGGCGCGGTCCGCCCGGTCTGGTAG
- a CDS encoding YgfZ/GcvT domain-containing protein, with amino-acid sequence MIDIAGAVTAEAIDEETRDQPEPAHRAAGVGPVAAHYGDPMREQRTLATGVGLVDRSHRGVIAVPGEERMTWLHTLTSQHLAALRPWQGTELLVLSPHGHVEQHAMVAEDGETTWLDTEPGMTGGLLSYLEKMRFFSRVDPRDATADHALLSLVGPEATGALDTLGVTGLAAPDVVAVPGPKFRSGELPPRPSVVYDVKPLPVGGWARRVALGVDLLVPRPAMAGVVEELRGAGVPVAGLWAYEAVRVAARQARAGVDTDHRTIPAEVGLIGSAVHLDKGCYRGQETVARVHNLGKPPRRLALLHLDGVTTDQLPAAGTPVTLDGRTVGFVGTAVHHFELGQIALAVVKRNVADDARLMVGETAAAIDPA; translated from the coding sequence ATGATCGACATCGCGGGAGCGGTGACCGCCGAGGCCATCGACGAGGAGACCCGGGACCAGCCCGAGCCGGCCCACCGGGCGGCCGGGGTCGGCCCGGTGGCCGCCCACTACGGCGACCCGATGCGCGAGCAGCGCACCCTGGCCACCGGCGTCGGCCTGGTCGACCGCTCGCACCGGGGCGTCATCGCGGTGCCGGGCGAGGAGCGGATGACCTGGCTGCACACGCTGACCAGCCAGCACCTCGCCGCGCTGCGCCCGTGGCAGGGCACCGAGCTGCTGGTGCTCTCCCCGCACGGGCACGTCGAGCAGCACGCCATGGTCGCCGAGGACGGCGAGACCACCTGGCTGGACACCGAGCCCGGGATGACCGGCGGCCTGCTGTCCTACCTGGAGAAGATGCGGTTCTTCAGCAGGGTCGACCCGCGCGACGCCACGGCCGACCACGCGCTGCTCTCGCTGGTCGGGCCGGAGGCCACCGGCGCGCTCGACACCCTCGGTGTCACCGGGCTGGCCGCGCCGGACGTGGTCGCGGTGCCGGGTCCGAAGTTCCGCTCCGGCGAGCTGCCGCCCCGGCCCTCCGTGGTGTACGACGTGAAGCCGCTGCCCGTCGGCGGCTGGGCCCGGCGGGTGGCGCTCGGCGTCGACCTGCTGGTGCCCCGACCGGCCATGGCCGGGGTGGTCGAGGAGTTGCGCGGCGCCGGCGTGCCGGTGGCCGGGCTGTGGGCGTACGAGGCGGTGCGGGTGGCCGCCCGACAGGCCCGGGCCGGGGTGGACACCGACCACCGGACCATCCCCGCCGAGGTGGGCCTGATCGGCTCGGCCGTACACCTGGACAAGGGCTGCTACCGCGGGCAGGAGACGGTGGCCCGCGTGCACAACCTGGGCAAGCCGCCGCGCCGGCTCGCCCTGCTGCACCTGGACGGGGTGACCACCGACCAGCTCCCGGCCGCCGGCACGCCGGTGACGCTGGACGGCCGGACGGTCGGCTTCGTGGGCACCGCCGTGCATCACTTCGAGCTGGGCCAGATCGCCCTGGCCGTGGTCAAGCGGAACGTGGCGGACGACGCCCGCCTGATGGTGGGGGAGACGGCCGCCGCCATCGATCCGGCGTAA
- a CDS encoding alpha/beta fold hydrolase — MRGFRWPPPPDGGPRTWGPGPGAPRTGRPALPEPETELVTTPHGVRLERLVTGTGDPVTVFAHGLGNGIATTRPFGSGVTGRRLFFQFRGHGRSDSPPGPWSYLDLARDLRAVADLGGATRAFGASLGAGALCRLLVESPERFEKLVFFLPAVLDTPRGEVARTRLTGLLDAVADGDASTLADVVSLELPPSVRNTPAGWAYLRQRLDQLLRDGLAPGLASLPEQTPVRDAGALAAVTAPALVIGCAGDDLHPVAVAEQLAAALPGATLHVYDRPGVLWTERADLRERISTFLNG, encoded by the coding sequence GTGAGAGGTTTCCGCTGGCCACCACCGCCCGACGGCGGGCCCCGCACCTGGGGCCCGGGCCCCGGCGCCCCCCGCACCGGCCGCCCGGCCCTGCCCGAGCCGGAGACCGAGCTGGTCACCACCCCGCACGGCGTACGCCTGGAGCGGCTGGTCACCGGCACCGGTGACCCGGTCACCGTGTTCGCGCACGGGCTGGGCAACGGCATCGCCACCACCCGCCCGTTCGGCAGCGGGGTCACCGGCCGGCGGCTCTTCTTCCAGTTCCGCGGGCACGGCCGCTCCGACTCGCCGCCCGGCCCGTGGAGCTACCTGGACCTGGCCCGTGACCTGCGGGCGGTCGCCGACCTCGGCGGCGCCACCCGGGCCTTCGGGGCCAGCCTCGGCGCCGGCGCGCTGTGCCGGCTGCTCGTCGAGAGCCCGGAACGCTTCGAGAAGCTGGTCTTCTTCCTGCCGGCCGTGCTGGACACCCCGCGCGGCGAGGTGGCCCGCACCCGGCTCACCGGCCTGCTCGACGCGGTGGCCGACGGCGACGCCTCGACGCTGGCCGACGTGGTGTCGCTGGAGCTGCCGCCCTCGGTCCGCAACACCCCGGCCGGTTGGGCCTACCTGCGGCAGCGGCTCGACCAGCTGCTCCGCGACGGGCTCGCGCCGGGCCTGGCCAGCCTGCCCGAGCAGACCCCGGTGCGCGACGCCGGTGCGCTCGCCGCGGTCACCGCGCCGGCCCTGGTGATCGGCTGCGCGGGCGACGACCTGCACCCGGTGGCCGTCGCCGAGCAGTTGGCCGCCGCGCTGCCCGGGGCCACCCTGCACGTGTACGACAGGCCCGGCGTGCTCTGGACGGAACGCGCCGACCTGCGGGAGCGGATCTCGACGTTCCTCAACGGGTAA
- a CDS encoding helix-turn-helix domain-containing protein, which translates to MATSKDLPDVGGFIRDLRRNAKISLRQLAEQAGVSNPYLSQIERGLRKPSAEVLQQLASALRVSTPAMYLRAGLLDDKEGQGVLAAIAVDPELTMAQKQSLTQIYETFRRENARLAEATAATQAATEPEAPATEPATAPEAPATVAPAATGPTTPDGTPTEAVLESVAVTEAGTAPAPTTAVPQKKTARRVVRKAAGAAEEEQS; encoded by the coding sequence ATGGCCACCAGCAAGGACCTTCCCGACGTCGGCGGGTTCATTCGCGACCTGCGCCGCAACGCGAAGATCTCGCTGCGACAGCTCGCCGAGCAGGCCGGCGTCAGCAACCCGTACCTGAGCCAGATCGAGCGCGGCCTGCGCAAGCCGAGCGCCGAGGTGCTCCAGCAGCTCGCCAGCGCCCTGCGTGTCTCCACCCCGGCCATGTACCTGCGGGCCGGGCTGCTGGACGACAAGGAGGGGCAGGGCGTGCTCGCGGCGATCGCCGTCGACCCCGAGCTGACCATGGCCCAGAAGCAGTCGCTCACCCAGATCTACGAGACGTTCCGCCGGGAGAACGCGCGCCTCGCCGAGGCGACGGCCGCGACCCAGGCGGCCACGGAACCGGAGGCCCCGGCCACCGAGCCGGCCACCGCGCCGGAGGCCCCGGCCACCGTCGCGCCGGCCGCGACCGGCCCCACGACGCCGGACGGCACCCCGACCGAGGCGGTCCTCGAGTCGGTCGCCGTCACGGAGGCGGGCACCGCGCCCGCCCCGACCACCGCCGTCCCCCAGAAGAAGACCGCCCGCAGGGTGGTCCGGAAGGCCGCCGGTGCGGCCGAAGAGGAGCAGTCATGA
- a CDS encoding glycogen debranching N-terminal domain-containing protein: MKERISILDGNTFLVSDRRGDIEPSFDFPTGLFSFDTRFISTWLLTLNGQRLHPLSIDDSMSYRTRFFLVPGEPTHYLDAKVSVIRSRSIGGSFDEELTLLNHSGQEVEFTLRVDIGSDFADLFEIKHQRQKKGRTTPTVSGDRLRLTYRREGFHREVVVTSTAPADFDQEGLTYRLRVGPHGEWTTQLHVETSIFGARGEDIRATLPLGGHRSVAAIHAEQNELIERAPKLGCDCQPLAGAYRRSLNDLAALRYESIALGVRLLAAGLPWFMTLFGRDSIFTSLQVLPFLPELVPPTILMLAGLQGSRLDDFRDEEPGKILHELRYGETAGFQEQPHSPYYGSADTTALFVILLDEYERWTGDAKLVRQLEQEARGALGWLDSYGDLLGTGYVWYMTRNPETGLANQCWKDSWDSISYSDGRLPPFPRATCELQGYAYDAKLRGARLARKYWNDPAYAERLEREAAALKERFNRDFWIPDREYYALALDPDGRHVDALSSNIGHLLWSGIVDESRAATVAGHLLGPRLFSGWGVRTLADDQGRYNPIGYHVGTVWPFDNSIIAWGLWKYGFRDEAGQICEGMLSASRYFDGRLPEAFAGYERGLTDYPVEYPTACSPQAWSAGTPLLLLRVMLGLEPQGEHLIIDPAVPGGMGRVELLDIPGRWGRVDALGRSRTPHDHPRGH; encoded by the coding sequence ATGAAGGAACGCATCAGCATCCTGGACGGCAACACCTTCCTGGTCAGCGACCGGCGCGGCGACATCGAGCCGTCGTTCGACTTCCCCACGGGGCTCTTCTCCTTCGACACCCGGTTCATCTCGACCTGGCTGCTCACCCTCAACGGGCAGCGGCTGCACCCGCTCTCGATCGACGACTCGATGTCGTACCGGACCCGGTTCTTCCTGGTCCCCGGCGAGCCGACGCACTACCTGGACGCAAAGGTGTCGGTGATCCGGAGCCGGTCGATCGGCGGCAGCTTCGACGAGGAGCTGACCCTGCTCAACCACTCCGGCCAGGAGGTGGAGTTCACCCTCCGGGTGGACATCGGCTCCGACTTCGCCGACCTGTTCGAGATCAAGCACCAGCGGCAGAAGAAGGGGCGCACCACGCCCACGGTCAGCGGGGACCGGCTGCGGCTCACCTACCGCCGGGAGGGGTTCCACCGCGAGGTGGTGGTGACCAGCACCGCGCCCGCCGACTTCGACCAGGAGGGGCTGACCTACCGGCTCCGGGTCGGGCCGCACGGCGAGTGGACCACCCAGCTGCACGTGGAGACGTCCATCTTCGGGGCCCGGGGCGAGGACATCCGGGCCACCCTGCCGCTCGGCGGGCACCGCTCGGTCGCGGCCATCCACGCCGAGCAGAACGAGCTGATCGAGCGGGCTCCGAAGCTGGGCTGCGACTGCCAGCCGCTGGCCGGGGCGTACCGGCGCAGCCTGAACGACCTGGCCGCCCTCCGGTACGAGTCGATCGCGCTGGGGGTACGCCTGCTCGCCGCCGGCCTGCCCTGGTTCATGACCCTGTTCGGGCGGGACAGCATCTTCACCTCGCTCCAGGTGCTGCCGTTCCTGCCCGAACTGGTCCCGCCGACCATCCTCATGCTTGCCGGCCTTCAGGGCAGCCGGCTGGACGACTTCCGGGACGAGGAGCCCGGCAAGATCCTGCACGAGCTGCGCTACGGCGAGACCGCCGGTTTCCAGGAGCAGCCCCACTCCCCGTACTACGGCTCGGCCGACACCACGGCGCTCTTCGTGATCCTGCTCGACGAGTACGAGCGGTGGACCGGGGACGCGAAGCTGGTCCGGCAGCTGGAGCAGGAGGCCCGGGGGGCGCTGGGCTGGCTCGACTCCTACGGCGACCTGCTCGGCACCGGCTACGTCTGGTACATGACCCGCAACCCGGAGACCGGCCTGGCGAACCAGTGCTGGAAGGACTCCTGGGACTCGATCTCCTACTCCGACGGCCGGCTGCCGCCGTTCCCCCGGGCCACCTGCGAACTCCAGGGCTACGCGTACGACGCCAAGCTGCGCGGCGCCCGGCTGGCCCGCAAGTACTGGAACGACCCGGCGTACGCCGAGCGGCTGGAACGCGAGGCGGCGGCGCTGAAGGAGCGGTTCAACCGCGATTTCTGGATCCCCGATCGGGAGTACTACGCGCTCGCCCTGGACCCGGACGGGCGGCACGTCGACGCGCTCTCCTCCAACATCGGGCACCTGCTCTGGAGCGGCATCGTCGACGAGTCCCGGGCGGCGACCGTCGCCGGGCACCTGCTCGGGCCGCGGCTGTTCTCCGGCTGGGGGGTGCGGACCCTCGCCGACGACCAGGGCCGGTACAACCCGATCGGCTACCACGTCGGCACGGTGTGGCCGTTCGACAACTCGATCATCGCCTGGGGCCTGTGGAAGTACGGCTTCCGGGACGAGGCCGGGCAGATCTGCGAGGGGATGCTGAGCGCGTCCCGCTACTTCGACGGGCGGCTGCCCGAGGCTTTCGCCGGCTACGAGCGGGGTCTCACCGACTATCCGGTGGAGTACCCCACCGCGTGCAGCCCGCAGGCCTGGTCGGCCGGCACCCCGCTGCTGCTGCTGCGGGTGATGCTGGGCCTGGAGCCGCAGGGCGAGCACCTGATCATCGACCCCGCCGTCCCGGGCGGGATGGGCCGGGTGGAGCTGCTGGACATCCCCGGCCGGTGGGGTCGGGTGGACGCCCTGGGCCGCAGCCGCACGCCGCACGACCACCCGCGCGGGCACTGA
- a CDS encoding DUF2516 family protein, whose amino-acid sequence MAYAAPLFYLEVRYVIELILLVFALVIEAVSLVHAITQRSDAFAAIGTLPKGGWIAILAVCMVLTLLGVGGGVLSIFGLIGVAAALIYLLDVRVGLRDLHDGRGFW is encoded by the coding sequence ATGGCCTACGCCGCGCCGCTCTTCTACCTCGAAGTCCGCTACGTGATCGAGCTGATCCTGCTCGTCTTCGCCCTGGTCATCGAGGCCGTCTCCCTGGTGCACGCGATCACCCAGCGATCCGACGCCTTTGCGGCCATCGGCACCCTCCCCAAGGGTGGCTGGATCGCCATCCTGGCCGTCTGCATGGTGCTCACCCTGCTCGGTGTCGGCGGCGGTGTGCTCAGCATCTTCGGTCTCATCGGTGTCGCCGCGGCGCTGATCTACCTGCTGGACGTCCGGGTCGGGCTCCGCGACCTGCACGACGGCCGGGGCTTCTGGTGA
- a CDS encoding SCP2 sterol-binding domain-containing protein — MGEAIERFFGSLPARAPGVLRGPTRGRLQIDLTTGNRTEHWYVVLAPGAVQVSREQLPADAIFTVSAELFEELVTGRQAGMAAVLRNEATFSGNVVLFLVFRRFFPDPPGVRDPRETAREHVRRPG; from the coding sequence GTGGGTGAGGCGATCGAGCGGTTCTTCGGGTCCCTGCCGGCGCGGGCCCCGGGGGTGCTGCGCGGCCCGACCCGTGGCCGCCTCCAGATCGACCTGACCACCGGCAACCGCACCGAGCATTGGTACGTGGTGTTGGCGCCCGGGGCGGTCCAGGTGAGCCGGGAGCAACTGCCGGCCGACGCCATCTTCACGGTCAGCGCCGAGCTGTTCGAGGAACTGGTCACCGGCCGGCAGGCCGGCATGGCGGCGGTGCTGCGCAACGAGGCCACGTTCAGCGGCAACGTGGTGCTGTTCCTGGTGTTCCGCCGGTTCTTCCCCGACCCGCCCGGCGTCCGGGACCCCCGGGAGACCGCCCGCGAACACGTCCGGCGGCCGGGATGA
- a CDS encoding aminotransferase class IV gives MVATRVAVPGRGVVPAGEAVLRGDDRGVLHGDGLFETLHLRGGQPWLRDAHLARLRAGADAVGLALPPTGVLVELLDTVRAGWPPEVEGALRLVCTRGPEGGGPPTVYATLGEVPAAARRARRDGVTVATLPLGVTARSRPELGWLPAGVKSTSYAVSTAARRWAERAGVDEALWVSTDGYVLEAPTANVVWLTGTTLCTVPATETGVLPGVTARWLLNHAADLGLRAEERLITLADLHKTDGIWLTSSLRGLAEVTALDQTPRPRSPRTPDLLTLLGFEAG, from the coding sequence GTGGTGGCGACGCGGGTGGCCGTGCCGGGCCGGGGTGTCGTGCCGGCCGGCGAGGCGGTGCTGCGCGGCGACGACCGGGGTGTGCTGCACGGGGACGGCCTCTTCGAGACCCTGCACCTGCGCGGCGGGCAGCCCTGGCTGCGCGACGCCCACCTGGCCCGGCTGCGGGCCGGCGCCGACGCCGTCGGGCTGGCCCTGCCTCCGACCGGGGTGCTGGTCGAGCTGCTCGACACGGTCCGCGCGGGCTGGCCGCCCGAGGTCGAGGGCGCGCTGCGGCTGGTCTGCACCCGAGGGCCGGAGGGCGGCGGGCCGCCGACGGTCTACGCCACGCTCGGCGAGGTGCCGGCGGCCGCGCGCCGGGCCCGGCGGGACGGGGTGACGGTCGCCACCCTGCCGCTCGGGGTAACCGCCCGCTCCCGCCCCGAGCTGGGCTGGCTGCCGGCCGGTGTGAAGTCCACCTCGTACGCGGTGAGCACCGCCGCCCGCCGCTGGGCGGAGCGGGCCGGGGTGGACGAGGCGCTCTGGGTCTCCACCGACGGCTACGTCCTGGAGGCGCCCACCGCGAACGTGGTCTGGCTGACCGGCACGACGCTGTGCACGGTGCCGGCGACGGAAACCGGCGTCCTGCCCGGGGTGACCGCCCGCTGGCTCCTGAACCACGCGGCCGACCTGGGCCTACGGGCCGAGGAACGCCTGATCACCCTCGCCGATCTGCACAAAACCGACGGGATCTGGCTGACGTCGTCCCTCCGCGGCCTGGCCGAGGTGACCGCCCTGGACCAGACCCCCCGCCCACGCTCCCCCCGCACCCCCGACCTCCTCACCCTCCTGGGCTTCGAGGCGGGTTGA